Proteins encoded by one window of Bacillus solimangrovi:
- a CDS encoding PadR family transcriptional regulator: MKHTGRHTGEFLLLFLTEGDSYGGKLLQKCEEELPVNPIDSAIIYRTLKKLETEGAVESYLDTSDHGKPIKMYKITSVGERRLEEYQTVTEEKLKNLTFFMKKFKEWKKSNHD, from the coding sequence ATGAAACACACTGGCAGACATACAGGTGAATTCCTTTTACTGTTTTTAACAGAGGGAGATAGCTATGGCGGGAAACTTCTACAGAAATGTGAAGAAGAACTTCCAGTCAATCCAATCGATAGTGCCATCATCTATCGCACATTAAAGAAATTAGAAACAGAAGGGGCTGTTGAGTCTTATTTAGACACCTCCGATCATGGTAAACCGATAAAAATGTATAAAATCACTTCAGTTGGCGAAAGAAGATTGGAAGAATATCAAACAGTTACAGAAGAAAAGCTTAAGAATTTAACGTTTTTCATGAAGAAATTTAAAGAATGGAAAAAATCTAATCATGATTAA
- a CDS encoding permease: MSELKKYRFSFTLLFGLIVFTFFNQSVGLKALQITGSSIVDMLILLPPILIFVSLLDKWVKKETLIKYMGKKSGIYGTLFAFLLGAIAAGPLYLAFPIAVLLLKKGANIRYIVFFLGVWSTAKLHVSVYAIALFGFKFTLIYIGFGLFFFYMMGIMYEKVYDKRQLVKYDITNNVQN; this comes from the coding sequence GTGAGTGAGTTGAAAAAATACCGCTTCTCATTTACCTTATTATTTGGGCTTATTGTGTTCACTTTTTTCAATCAATCAGTCGGATTGAAAGCATTACAAATTACAGGTAGTAGCATAGTGGATATGCTTATTTTACTGCCCCCTATCTTAATATTTGTCAGTTTGCTCGACAAATGGGTAAAGAAAGAAACTCTCATTAAATATATGGGCAAGAAATCTGGCATTTATGGCACGCTGTTCGCCTTTTTATTAGGTGCAATTGCAGCAGGTCCTCTTTACTTAGCCTTCCCAATCGCAGTACTTTTGTTGAAAAAAGGAGCAAACATTCGGTATATCGTTTTCTTTTTAGGAGTTTGGTCAACAGCCAAATTACATGTGTCTGTCTATGCGATTGCTCTATTCGGATTCAAGTTCACACTCATTTATATTGGTTTCGGTCTATTCTTTTTCTATATGATGGGGATTATGTATGAGAAGGTCTATGACAAGCGGCAATTGGTGAAATATGATATAACGAACAATGTTCAGAATTAG
- a CDS encoding metallophosphoesterase family protein, translating into MKHKIALLADVHGNVSALKAVVEDSIKESVTDYWFLGDLIMPGPGANDLFEILDNIKVTTYVKGNWEDCFLDTLNKKVDFDNATDIYVSRLVQYLCENLDESNINLIKNLPLHLTKQVNNLTISISHNLQNKNYGGDLWPTNDQTYFDQLFEHDYDIAIYAHIHQQLLRYSSNGQLIINPGSIGQPFYKWDKLRSDLRAQYAILEIDETGIAEVRFRKVSYDVEKEFKNAISNNLPYITLYQKMLETGKTHTHDIELLQKFNDQYNYKDEIINFFEKNYW; encoded by the coding sequence ATGAAACATAAAATTGCTTTACTAGCAGATGTCCATGGAAATGTAAGTGCTTTAAAAGCTGTTGTCGAAGATTCTATTAAAGAAAGTGTCACTGACTATTGGTTTTTAGGAGATTTAATCATGCCTGGGCCTGGCGCAAATGATTTATTTGAAATATTAGATAATATTAAAGTTACTACTTATGTTAAAGGTAACTGGGAAGACTGCTTCCTTGATACACTGAATAAAAAGGTTGATTTTGATAACGCAACTGATATCTATGTTTCTAGGTTAGTTCAGTATCTGTGTGAAAATTTAGATGAAAGTAATATTAATCTTATTAAGAATTTACCTTTACACCTAACAAAACAAGTTAATAATCTAACTATCAGTATTAGTCATAATCTACAAAATAAAAATTATGGAGGGGATTTATGGCCCACTAATGATCAGACATATTTTGATCAGTTATTTGAGCATGATTACGATATTGCGATTTACGCTCATATCCATCAACAATTGTTACGCTATAGTAGCAATGGTCAATTGATTATTAATCCAGGATCTATTGGACAGCCTTTTTACAAATGGGACAAGTTACGTTCTGATCTGCGTGCTCAGTATGCAATTCTTGAAATTGATGAGACAGGGATTGCTGAGGTGAGATTTAGAAAAGTTTCTTATGATGTAGAAAAGGAATTTAAAAACGCTATAAGTAATAATCTTCCTTATATTACCTTATATCAAAAAATGCTCGAAACAGGAAAAACTCATACCCATGATATTGAATTATTACAAAAGTTCAATGATCAATATAATTATAAAGATGAAATAATTAATTTTTTTGAAAAGAACTATTGGTAA
- a CDS encoding DUF1848 domain-containing protein: MIISASRRTDIPAFYSVWFMNRIDEGYYVKVNPFNAKQRKVVSLTPENVTCFVFWTKNPKPLMKYLDKLDQLGYYYYFQFTLNDYPKELEPYLPSISSRVNIFKELSRKIGKDKVIWRYDPIILSNVTDVDFHIKKFKELADELKGYTNRVVISFVDMYGKTKNKFKRLEETYDLEFMNLLDPHYHATLNYLASSLSKIARENNLEIQTCAEKIDLDEYDIPHGACIDQSIVSKIVIGEQNQLNKDKNQRKECLCVISEEMGTYDTCKFNCSYCYAVKSEKAVNKTVQKHDPHSPVLIGKLEEKDKADLTHQMSLFD, encoded by the coding sequence ATGATTATAAGTGCAAGTAGAAGGACTGATATCCCAGCTTTTTATAGTGTCTGGTTTATGAATAGAATAGATGAGGGATATTATGTGAAGGTAAATCCCTTTAATGCAAAGCAAAGAAAGGTAGTAAGTTTAACACCAGAAAATGTGACATGTTTTGTATTTTGGACAAAAAACCCAAAACCACTGATGAAATATTTAGATAAGTTAGACCAGTTGGGATACTATTATTATTTTCAATTCACTTTAAATGATTACCCTAAAGAGCTAGAGCCTTACCTACCATCAATTTCATCAAGAGTTAATATCTTTAAGGAATTAAGCCGAAAAATTGGTAAGGACAAAGTGATTTGGCGCTACGATCCAATTATCTTGAGCAATGTTACTGATGTTGATTTTCACATAAAAAAATTCAAAGAATTAGCTGATGAGTTGAAAGGCTATACTAACCGTGTAGTTATTAGTTTTGTTGACATGTATGGGAAGACGAAAAATAAATTTAAACGTTTAGAGGAAACGTATGATCTTGAGTTTATGAATTTACTTGATCCACATTATCATGCTACCTTAAATTATTTAGCAAGCTCATTATCGAAAATTGCTAGAGAAAATAACTTGGAAATTCAAACGTGCGCAGAGAAAATCGATTTAGATGAGTATGATATTCCACATGGTGCATGTATAGATCAAAGCATTGTTAGCAAGATAGTTATAGGTGAACAAAATCAATTAAATAAAGATAAAAATCAGCGTAAAGAATGTCTTTGTGTCATATCTGAAGAAATGGGTACCTATGACACCTGCAAGTTTAACTGTAGTTATTGTTATGCTGTAAAGAGTGAAAAAGCAGTGAACAAAACTGTACAAAAGCATGATCCACATAGTCCCGTATTGATTGGGAAGTTAGAGGAAAAAGATAAAGCAGACTTAACTCATCAAATGAGTTTGTTTGACTGA
- a CDS encoding right-handed parallel beta-helix repeat-containing protein, whose amino-acid sequence MTIHIVPTDFQTVQAAIDAANAGDSIQILAGTFDGFNVTKERLKIFGCGIGKTIIAGLPAMGSNDGIVVSAEQTILQDFTVQGFDGDGVVLRSNNNVITKIESKFNPQSGFQMSYNNNLISNCLSSFNREGFDFEDTHNCIIHCESNQNIGDGIEVDENFNKMLLNTVTESKSAGIDLCGVSFNIVFGNKSIKNNEQGVFIQNDNIGDNSNNNNVIGNLVCNNIGSGIEVESNNIQNVIDSNIVRNNGTDDTTAGILIQDGAMENVIRFNKAKNNMIVDILAEGGVGTNIYDGNKCENSDPNALCT is encoded by the coding sequence ATGACAATACACATAGTCCCGACAGATTTTCAAACCGTTCAAGCTGCGATTGATGCTGCCAATGCCGGTGATAGCATTCAAATCTTAGCTGGTACGTTTGATGGATTTAATGTGACGAAGGAACGATTGAAGATATTTGGTTGTGGAATTGGTAAGACGATAATAGCTGGTTTACCTGCTATGGGGAGCAATGATGGTATTGTTGTAAGTGCAGAGCAAACAATATTACAAGACTTTACGGTACAAGGATTTGATGGTGATGGAGTTGTTTTGCGATCTAATAATAACGTAATAACGAAGATTGAATCTAAGTTTAATCCACAAAGTGGTTTCCAAATGTCATATAATAACAATTTAATTAGTAATTGCTTATCTTCATTTAATAGGGAAGGATTTGATTTTGAGGACACGCATAATTGTATTATTCATTGTGAAAGTAATCAAAATATCGGTGATGGTATAGAAGTTGATGAAAATTTCAACAAAATGTTACTTAATACGGTGACAGAATCTAAGTCTGCAGGTATAGATTTATGTGGTGTGTCCTTCAATATTGTGTTCGGTAATAAGTCTATAAAAAACAATGAACAAGGTGTCTTTATCCAAAATGATAATATAGGTGATAATAGTAATAACAATAATGTAATTGGAAATTTAGTATGTAACAATATAGGGAGCGGTATTGAAGTAGAAAGTAATAACATACAAAATGTTATAGACAGTAACATCGTCAGAAATAATGGCACTGATGATACAACAGCAGGAATTCTTATCCAAGATGGTGCAATGGAAAATGTTATCCGCTTCAACAAAGCGAAAAATAATATGATAGTTGATATATTAGCAGAAGGTGGAGTTGGTACTAATATCTATGACGGCAACAAATGTGAAAATAGTGATCCTAATGCATTGTGTACATGA
- a CDS encoding right-handed parallel beta-helix repeat-containing protein gives MTIHVVPTEFATIQAAIDAAVAGDSIQILAGTFDGFNVNKERLKIFGCGIGKTIIAGIPAQGFGGNGVVVSADRTILKGFTVQGFSNNGVIIDSDINVLQELQSTLNGNDGFQGMSGTNNFLTKCISSFNSNHGFDFDEFTFDNFISDSESMNNKGAGFFVSSPSNKFINNIARENEENGFSIVNEEDNMLFGNSALKNNQNGVSMITLGDMNVIQNIVCNNEQGGILLDEFTVETIVDSNIIRNNGTLGGNSGIFVSDTNADDNSIRFNKLKDNVPFDIFAVNAVNDNTFDGNKCENSNPNGLCT, from the coding sequence ATGACAATACATGTTGTGCCGACTGAATTTGCTACGATACAAGCAGCAATCGATGCTGCCGTTGCTGGAGATAGTATTCAAATCTTGGCTGGCACGTTTGATGGGTTTAATGTGAATAAGGAACGATTGAAGATATTTGGTTGTGGGATTGGGAAGACAATTATTGCTGGAATACCTGCACAAGGATTCGGTGGAAATGGTGTAGTTGTAAGCGCTGACCGTACAATACTAAAAGGATTTACAGTTCAGGGGTTCAGTAATAATGGGGTTATAATTGACTCGGATATTAATGTTCTACAAGAGCTACAGTCAACTTTAAATGGAAATGATGGTTTTCAAGGTATGTCAGGAACTAATAATTTTTTGACAAAATGTATTTCCTCATTCAACAGTAATCATGGATTTGACTTTGATGAATTTACATTTGATAATTTTATTAGTGATAGTGAGAGTATGAATAACAAAGGAGCTGGCTTTTTTGTTAGTTCTCCTAGTAACAAGTTTATTAATAATATCGCAAGAGAGAACGAAGAAAACGGTTTTTCAATCGTAAATGAAGAAGATAATATGTTATTTGGCAACTCAGCATTAAAAAATAATCAAAATGGTGTTTCAATGATTACTCTTGGCGATATGAATGTAATTCAGAATATAGTGTGCAACAATGAGCAAGGCGGAATACTTCTAGACGAATTTACAGTTGAAACCATCGTCGACTCCAATATTATACGAAATAATGGCACTCTTGGAGGAAATTCAGGTATTTTTGTATCTGATACTAATGCAGATGATAACTCAATCCGTTTTAACAAATTAAAAGATAATGTACCATTTGATATTTTTGCAGTTAATGCTGTTAATGATAATACGTTTGATGGAAATAAATGTGAAAATAGTAACCCTAATGGATTGTGTACGTGA
- a CDS encoding right-handed parallel beta-helix repeat-containing protein, whose protein sequence is MTIRVVPTEFATVQDAIDAAVAGDSIQILAGTFDGFEVTKERLKIFGCGIGKTIIAGTPAIISGEGVVVSADYAILLGFTVQGFQANGVEVNSNHNVLNSLESTLNTGASSDGFENNGQHNLIINCKASFNSVNGFEFPNNGQMNYLIRNESRQNLFRGFSFIGRNNCILHNATIDNTNSGFFLFGTLNTLFSNTSLKNQFGIRIEENSANIQAIENNVCNNINSGIIIESFVFPSSGFNVIDSNIVRNNGTDNTDAGILVENGTLANVIRFNKAKNNTDLDIEAQGGIGTNIYDGNKCKNSSPPNLCT, encoded by the coding sequence ATGACAATACGTGTTGTGCCAACTGAGTTTGCTACTGTACAGGATGCAATCGATGCGGCTGTTGCTGGTGATAGTATTCAAATTTTAGCTGGAACGTTTGATGGGTTTGAAGTAACGAAGGAACGATTGAAGATATTTGGTTGTGGGATTGGGAAAACGATAATTGCGGGTACACCTGCGATCATAAGTGGAGAAGGCGTAGTTGTAAGTGCCGACTATGCGATTCTTCTAGGATTTACAGTTCAAGGCTTTCAAGCAAATGGTGTTGAAGTGAATTCAAATCATAACGTTTTAAATTCCCTCGAATCCACTTTAAACACAGGGGCTTCAAGTGATGGATTTGAAAACAATGGGCAGCATAATCTAATCATTAACTGTAAAGCTTCATTTAATAGTGTAAATGGATTTGAGTTCCCTAACAACGGTCAGATGAATTATCTAATTAGGAACGAAAGTCGTCAAAACCTTTTTAGAGGTTTTTCGTTTATTGGGAGAAACAATTGTATCCTCCACAACGCTACCATAGATAATACAAATTCTGGTTTTTTTCTCTTTGGAACTTTGAATACCTTATTTAGTAATACATCTCTCAAAAATCAGTTCGGAATACGAATTGAAGAAAATTCAGCCAATATTCAAGCTATCGAGAACAATGTTTGTAACAATATCAATAGTGGCATCATAATAGAGAGTTTTGTTTTTCCAAGTTCTGGTTTTAATGTGATTGACTCAAACATTGTCCGTAATAACGGAACGGATAATACTGATGCTGGTATTCTTGTTGAAAATGGTACATTGGCAAACGTTATTCGTTTCAACAAAGCAAAAAATAACACTGATCTTGACATTGAAGCACAAGGTGGAATTGGAACAAATATCTATGATGGCAACAAATGTAAAAATAGTTCTCCTCCAAATCTATGTACGTAA
- a CDS encoding SH3 domain-containing protein: MQKYTVIKDHTSNYPDPIILKKDQEVLYGKEDTQFPNWIFCKSISTSKEGWVPKQVLSNPNSDGIAIISKDYSAHELTIKKGETVLGLKHLNDWTYCKTNTDELGWIPTSCLSSS, translated from the coding sequence TTGCAAAAATACACTGTTATAAAAGATCATACATCCAATTACCCTGACCCAATTATTTTAAAAAAAGATCAAGAAGTACTTTATGGAAAAGAAGATACCCAATTCCCAAATTGGATTTTTTGTAAGTCTATTTCAACAAGTAAAGAAGGATGGGTACCAAAGCAAGTTTTATCTAACCCAAACTCCGATGGAATAGCGATTATTTCAAAAGATTACTCTGCTCATGAACTAACTATTAAAAAAGGTGAGACTGTACTAGGTTTGAAACATTTAAATGATTGGACATACTGCAAAACTAATACTGACGAACTTGGCTGGATTCCTACTTCATGCTTATCTAGTTCTTAG
- a CDS encoding right-handed parallel beta-helix repeat-containing protein, with product MTLRIVPTEFTTVQGAINASSAGDSIQILAGTFDGFNVDVERLKIFGCGIGKTIIAGNPSPVSTNGIDVNADQTILKELTVQGFETNGIAVLSNNNMLKQIESTLNGDDGVEINGNNNLVIDTITTFNRSNGLDIPSGQHNCILRNESQHNFQNGYLLAQLGAENNTLINNLSKENNSNGFFVNLSSSNILLENTSIKNNLGILVFQSSNIQIILNRICNNSRDGIRGSFTTESVIDSNIIRNNNEDGINLFNSVTDSIIRFNKAKGNAQFDIDAQGGVGTNIYDGNKCENSSPPGLCT from the coding sequence ATGACGCTACGTATTGTTCCAACTGAATTTACGACTGTACAGGGGGCGATTAATGCTTCAAGTGCTGGTGATAGCATTCAGATCTTGGCTGGAACATTTGATGGGTTTAATGTGGATGTGGAAAGGCTGAAGATATTCGGATGTGGGATTGGCAAGACGATTATCGCTGGAAACCCTTCTCCTGTTAGTACGAATGGTATTGATGTGAATGCAGATCAAACGATTCTGAAGGAATTAACTGTTCAAGGGTTTGAAACTAATGGTATCGCTGTATTATCTAATAACAATATGTTAAAACAAATTGAGTCTACATTAAATGGAGATGATGGTGTTGAGATAAATGGTAACAATAACTTAGTTATTGATACTATTACTACATTTAATAGATCAAATGGATTGGATATTCCATCTGGACAACATAATTGCATTCTAAGGAATGAAAGTCAACATAATTTTCAAAATGGTTATTTACTAGCTCAGCTTGGTGCAGAAAACAACACTTTAATAAATAATCTTTCGAAAGAGAATAACAGCAACGGCTTTTTCGTAAACTTATCTAGCTCAAATATCCTGTTAGAAAACACATCTATTAAAAATAACCTTGGAATACTAGTGTTTCAAAGTAGTAACATTCAAATAATTCTAAACAGAATATGTAATAATAGCCGAGATGGAATTCGAGGGAGCTTTACTACAGAGTCAGTTATAGATTCAAATATTATACGAAATAATAATGAAGATGGAATAAATCTTTTCAACAGTGTAACCGACAGTATTATACGATTCAACAAAGCGAAAGGAAACGCCCAGTTTGACATTGATGCTCAAGGTGGAGTTGGAACCAACATCTACGACGGTAACAAATGCGAAAATAGTTCTCCTCCTGGACTGTGTACGTAA
- a CDS encoding right-handed parallel beta-helix repeat-containing protein encodes MTIRVVPTEFATIQDAIDAAVAGDSIQILAGTFDGFNVNKERLKIFGCGIGKTIIAGNPSPDSGTNGIDVNANQTTLQGFTVQGFNENGVLVNSNFVIMTEIESKFNMRDGIGLISNLNNLLINIVASNNRRSGFNCLGGFGNGKHCLINFLSTQNHSIGFRVTELDNNKIINSTSNKNLLHGIDFQNASEFNALFGNKILNNNGNGVDSGTSNNMFIENLICNNEGNGILLSSFDIANIIDSNIVRNNGNDDTTAGILVEDSAPDNIIRFNKAKNNIDLDIEAEGGIGTNIYDGNKCENSSPNGLCT; translated from the coding sequence ATGACGATACGTGTTGTGCCAACTGAATTTGCTACTATTCAAGATGCAATAGATGCTGCCGTTGCTGGAGATAGCATTCAAATACTTGCTGGTACGTTTGATGGGTTTAATGTGAATAAGGAACGGTTGAAGATTTTTGGTTGTGGAATTGGGAAGACCATTATAGCTGGAAATCCCTCTCCTGATAGTGGTACGAATGGGATTGATGTGAATGCAAATCAAACGACGTTGCAAGGGTTTACTGTACAGGGGTTTAACGAAAATGGAGTTTTGGTGAATTCTAATTTTGTAATTATGACAGAGATTGAGTCAAAGTTTAATATGCGGGATGGAATAGGTTTAATTTCAAATCTAAATAATCTTCTGATTAACATTGTAGCTTCTAATAATAGAAGAAGTGGATTTAATTGTCTTGGTGGTTTTGGTAATGGAAAACACTGCTTAATTAATTTCCTGAGTACTCAAAATCATTCAATTGGATTTAGAGTGACAGAACTTGATAATAATAAAATAATTAACAGTACATCTAATAAGAACTTACTACATGGAATAGATTTTCAGAACGCTTCTGAATTCAATGCTCTGTTTGGGAATAAAATTCTAAATAATAATGGTAATGGGGTTGATAGTGGAACTAGTAACAATATGTTTATTGAGAATTTGATTTGTAATAATGAAGGGAATGGAATTTTACTATCGAGTTTCGATATTGCGAATATAATCGACTCCAATATTGTCCGCAACAACGGAAATGATGATACAACTGCGGGTATTCTTGTAGAAGACAGTGCACCTGACAACATCATTCGTTTTAACAAAGCGAAAAATAACATTGATCTTGATATTGAAGCAGAAGGTGGAATTGGAACAAATATCTATGATGGAAACAAATGTGAAAATAGTTCTCCTAATGGATTATGTACATGA
- a CDS encoding winged helix-turn-helix transcriptional regulator yields MNETCVPTGVELKSTDFGYTLSLIGGKYKMIIMYWLFENKVMRHNELKRRIGTIPFKTLSVMLKELERDDLIIRKEFPQIPPKVEYSLSERGLSLIPVLDMMCDWGEKNRLSASEVAK; encoded by the coding sequence GTGAATGAAACATGTGTTCCAACTGGTGTTGAGTTAAAAAGTACTGATTTTGGTTATACATTGTCCTTGATAGGCGGTAAATATAAAATGATCATTATGTATTGGCTTTTTGAAAATAAGGTTATGCGTCATAATGAGTTGAAAAGGCGTATTGGTACAATTCCATTTAAAACGTTAAGTGTCATGTTGAAAGAGCTTGAAAGAGATGATCTCATTATACGAAAAGAGTTCCCCCAAATACCTCCAAAAGTTGAATATTCTTTATCTGAACGAGGACTTTCGCTCATTCCTGTATTAGATATGATGTGTGATTGGGGAGAGAAAAATCGCTTGTCAGCCTCCGAAGTTGCCAAATAG
- a CDS encoding NAD(P)H-dependent oxidoreductase, protein MKTLVVIAHPNLETSVVNKRWVEELKKYPEQYTIHEIYKAYPDGKIDVEKEQKLIESHENLVFQFPVYWFNCPPLLKQWLDDVFAFGWAFGPEGDKLEGRKIALAVSAGIRNEDYSKSGRYQYTLDEVLVPFKTTALYCKADYRSFFAFYGAEYEPSESDIENSAHDYVKFLKEL, encoded by the coding sequence ATGAAGACACTTGTTGTTATTGCACACCCAAATTTAGAAACATCTGTTGTAAATAAAAGATGGGTTGAAGAACTGAAAAAATACCCAGAACAGTATACAATCCATGAAATATATAAAGCTTATCCTGATGGAAAAATAGATGTGGAAAAAGAACAAAAATTGATTGAATCTCATGAAAATCTTGTTTTTCAGTTCCCTGTCTATTGGTTTAACTGCCCACCTCTTCTAAAACAATGGTTGGACGATGTTTTTGCATTCGGATGGGCCTTTGGTCCAGAAGGAGATAAATTAGAAGGTCGTAAAATCGCTCTTGCTGTATCTGCAGGAATAAGAAATGAAGATTACAGTAAAAGTGGAAGATATCAATATACACTTGACGAGGTTTTAGTTCCATTTAAAACAACTGCATTATATTGCAAAGCAGATTATCGTTCGTTCTTTGCATTTTATGGAGCAGAATATGAACCATCTGAGAGCGACATTGAAAATAGTGCCCATGATTATGTAAAATTCCTTAAGGAACTATAA